Proteins co-encoded in one Papaver somniferum cultivar HN1 chromosome 5, ASM357369v1, whole genome shotgun sequence genomic window:
- the LOC113284324 gene encoding luc7-like protein 3 — MDLDRKVRRGRERLAQEVEVPPAAPVSMEKSEQLSLLEEKIKKLLEQVETLGEAGKVDEAEALMRKVDLLNVEKTSLTQLPQNDKLLITQEKKMALCEICGSFLVANDAAERTQSHVTGKQHIGYGMVRDFISEYKEAKEKAREEERLAREKEADERRKQREKEIENGSKRSNSRESDRYHDRERDRGRDRHRERDCDRERSTEWSGRGSRDGGRGRDWNYNNRRNGRDADRGRYNDRNGKRDISRERGWDRSRSRSPVRHGH; from the exons ATGGACTTGGACAGAAAAGTTAGACGCGGCAGGGAGCGCCTAGCCCAGGAAGTTGAAGTTCCACCAGCTGCTCCAGTCTCTATGGAGAAATCTGAGCAGCTATCATTGCTGGAGGAGAAGATAAAGAAGCTTCTTGAGCAAGTGGAGACCCTTGGTGAAGCTGGCAAGGTGGATGAAGCTGAGGCACTCATGAGGAAG GTGGATTTGCTAAATGTCGAGAAGACATCCTTGACGCAACTGCCACAGAATGATAAGCTCTTGATTACGCAGGAGAAGAAGATGGCATTGTGTGAGATATGTGGTTCTTTTCTTGTAGCAAATGATGCGGCAGAAAGGACACAGTCACATGTGACCGGCAAGCAGCACATTGGTTATGGCATGGTCCGAGATTTCATTAGCGAGTACAAG GAGGCCAAGGAGAAagcaagggaagaagaaagaCTAGCTAGGGAGAAAGAAGCTGATGAAAGGCGAAAGCAGAGGGAGAAGGAAATTGAGAATGGAAGTAAACGAAGCAACTCCCGTGAGAGTGATAGGTATCATGACCGTGAACGAGATCGAGGGCGAGATAGACACCGTGAACGAGACTGTGACAGGGAAAGGTCAACAGAATGGAGTGGCAGAGGTAGTAGGGATGGAGGAAGAGGGAGAGACTGGAATTATAACAACCGGAGAAATGGAAGAGATGCAGACAGGGGTCGGTACAATGACAGAAATGGAAAAAGGGATATCTCTCGTGAGAGGGGTTGGGACAGAAGCAGGTCCCGCTCTCCTGTTAGGCATGGTCACTAG
- the LOC113278465 gene encoding peroxidase 47-like, producing MISILVFCLYLSRFSGLHGLSMNYYGTRGPMVEMMVRNTVNRALDSDPSLAAGLLRMHFHDCFVEGCDASILLNSTKDNTAETDSPSNLSLLGYEIIDAAKDLIEGHCPGIVSCADIVAMAARDAVLWAGGPLFDIPKGRKDGRRSKIEDTRNLPAPVLNSSELISIFSKHGLSIKDMVSLSGAHTLGIARCSSFKKRLKEFNSSHEVDPTLDSSFASKLSKTCNTGDDTEVPFHETRNSFDNSYFTGLRRNTGILSTDQILYTSPRTRSIVNAYAMNNTRFFSDFQQAMVKMGLMDVKEGSEGEVRQNCQRIN from the exons ATGATTTCAATCTTAGTCTTTTGTCTGTACCTCTCAAGATTTAGTGGGCTTCATGGGTTAAGTATGAATTATTATGGAACGAGGGGCCCAATGGTGGAAATGATGGTGAGGAATACAGTCAATAGAGCTTTAGATTCTGATCCATCTCTTGCAGCTGGTCTTCTCAGAATGCACTTCCATGACTGCTTCGTAGAG GGTTGTGATGCATCGATTCTGCTTAACTCAACAAAAGATAACACAGCTGAAACAGACTCTCCCTCAAATTTGAGCCTGCTTGGCTATGAAATCATTGACGCCGCCAAGGATCTAATCGAAGGTCACTGCCCTGGAATTGTCTCGTGTGCGGATATTGTTGCTATGGCTGCTAGAGATGCAGTCCTCTGG GCTGGGGGTCCTTTGTTTGACATACCTAAAGGAAGGAAAGATGGACGAAGGTCAAAGATAGAAGACACAAGAAATCTCCCTGCCCCAGTCTTGAATAGCTCAGAGCTCATTAGCATTTTCTCCAAGCATGGATTAAGTATTAAGGACATGGTTTCTTTATCAG GTGCACATACACTGGGTATTGCAcgatgttcttcattcaagaAACGGTTAAAAGAATTCAACTCATCTCATGAAGTTGATCCCACTCTTGATTCAAGTTTTGCAAGTAAGTTGTCAAAAACATGCAACACAGGTGACGATACAGAGGTGCCTTTTCACGAAACAAGAAACTCTTTCGACAATTCTTATTTCACTGGCTTAAGAAGGAATACTGGTATTTTAAGCACAGATCAAATCTTGTATACAAGTCCAAGGACAAGAAGTATTGTAAATGCTTATGCTATGAACAACACTAGGTTTTTCTCCGATTTCCAGCAAGCCATGGTGAAGATGGGTCTTATGGATGTTAAAGAAGGTTCCGAAGGAGAAGTGCGTCAAAATTGTCAACGAATTAATTGA